The DNA segment GGACATGTGGGTCGAGCGGCTCTTCCGTGATCTCTGCGCCCATGTGATGGCCATGACCAATCTGCCCGCCGGAGCGCCCGCGGGCTTCATCGACCGGGAGCTGCGGTCGGGGGAGGGCTGGTCGGAGCGGCTCGGTGAAGTCCTCGCCACCTGCCGGGTCTTCGTGCCGCTCTTCTCACCCCGCTATTTCGGCAGCGAGATGTGCGGCAAGGAGTGGTACGCCTTCGCCCAGCGCGCCATTCAGGAGCAGGTCCGCAGCAACCGCACCGCCGACGCGATAGTCCCCGCCCTCTGGGTTCCCGTGCCGCCGCACCAACTGCCGGGCCCGGCAGCGCGGTTGCAGTTCAACCACCGGGCCTTCGGCGAGCGCTATGTGACCGACGGGCTCTACGGTCTCGTCAAGCTGCGGATATTCGCCGAGGAGTACGAGCGGGCCGTCTACGAACTGGCCAAACGCATTGTGAGCGTCGCCGACTCATCGGACATCGGCCCCTGCCGCCCCGTCGACTACCGGGCCATACCCAGCGCCTTCGGACCGCCCAGCGCCGGGCCCCGCCCGATGAAACTGACGGTCGCCGCGCCCACCCGCCACGACCTGCCCGACGGCCGGCACTCCGAGTACTACGGGGACACCCCGCTGGACTGGAATCCGTACCACCCGGTCTCCGCGCAGCCGCTGTCCCGGCTCGCCGAGGACCTGGTGCGCTCGCTCAACTACCAGGCCACCGTGACCTCGTTCGACGAGGAGGTCCTCCATCTCGACGGAAAGCAGCCTCCGTCACGCCCCGAGGTGCTGCTCGTCGACCGCTGGGCCCTGCACGACGACGAACGGCGCCAGCGGCTCTCCGCCTTCGACTCCGAGCACCGGCCCTGGGTGAGCGTCGTCGTCCCCTGGAACCGCGACGACCACCAGAGCAGGGCGTCCGAGGCCGAGCTCACCGGCCGTCTCGAAGACACCATGCCGGGCAAGATGCGGGAGGGGCGCGCCGCGTCGAGAGCCGCGGCCAAAGGCGTCCCGAGCATGGAGGCCTTCGGCCAGATCCTGCCCCAGGTGGTGGAAGCCGCCGCCCAGCAGTATCTGAAGCACGCCGCGGTCTACCCGCCGGGCGGCGGCGGACACCACGAACGGCCCCGGCTCATCGGCCCGATGGCGACCGAACAGGCCGGCACGCGCTGCACACCGGCTACACAGGATCTCGCGCTCGATGCGGAGGACACGGATGACGGCAGGTCGTGACGGACGCATCGTCACCTTCTATTCGTACAAGGGAGGTACCGGCCGGACCATGGCCCTGGCCAACACCGCCTGGATCCTGGCCGCCAACGGGAAACGCGTCCTCGCGGTCGACTGGGACCTGGAGGCGCCGGGTCTCTACCGCTTCTTCCACCCCTTCCTCGACCCGTCCACGCTCGGCGCCACCACGGGGATCATCGACCTGATCACCGAGTACGCCTGGGCGGCCACCAGCCCCGTCCCGCGCCCCGACGACTGGCACCGGGACTACGCCCGCATCCAGCAGCACGCGGTCTCGCTGACACCGGAGAGGCTGGGCTGGGAGTTCCCCGACGGCGGCACGCTCGACTTCGTGTCGGCGGGCCGGCAGAACCGCGAGTACTCCGCCACCGTCTCCACCTTCGACTGGGACAACTTCTACGACCGGCTCGGCGGCGGCCACTTCTTCGACGCGCTGCGCGACGACATGAAGGCCAACTACGACTACGTCCTCATCGACAGCAGGACCGGCCTCAGCGACATCGCCGACATCTGCACCGTCCATCTGCCCGACGCGCTCGTCGACTGCTTCACCCTCAGCGACCAGTCCATCGACGGCGCCGCCGCGGTGGCCCGCCAGATCGACAAGCACGACGGCGGCCGGGGCATCCAGATCCTGCCCGTCCCGATGCGGATCGACGAGGGCGAGAAAGAGAAGGCGGACGCCGGACGGGCCCTGGCCAGGCTCCGGTTCGACGGGCTGCCGCGCGGGCTGACGGGCGAGGAGCTCACCGCGTACTGGGGCGCGGTCGAGATTCCGTACCGCCCCTACTACGCCTACGAGGAGACCCTGGCCACCTTCGGCG comes from the Streptomyces sp. NBC_01471 genome and includes:
- the fsxC gene encoding FxsC protein yields the protein MAASEQPRAANHRPYFFLSYAHTPKHGAVGPDPDMWVERLFRDLCAHVMAMTNLPAGAPAGFIDRELRSGEGWSERLGEVLATCRVFVPLFSPRYFGSEMCGKEWYAFAQRAIQEQVRSNRTADAIVPALWVPVPPHQLPGPAARLQFNHRAFGERYVTDGLYGLVKLRIFAEEYERAVYELAKRIVSVADSSDIGPCRPVDYRAIPSAFGPPSAGPRPMKLTVAAPTRHDLPDGRHSEYYGDTPLDWNPYHPVSAQPLSRLAEDLVRSLNYQATVTSFDEEVLHLDGKQPPSRPEVLLVDRWALHDDERRQRLSAFDSEHRPWVSVVVPWNRDDHQSRASEAELTGRLEDTMPGKMREGRAASRAAAKGVPSMEAFGQILPQVVEAAAQQYLKHAAVYPPGGGGHHERPRLIGPMATEQAGTRCTPATQDLALDAEDTDDGRS